Sequence from the Magallana gigas chromosome 4, xbMagGiga1.1, whole genome shotgun sequence genome:
ATTTCTAAAGCTGCTGTAATTTGTATGTCCAATAAAGTAATATATTTCTAatgttataaatgtatattccaGTGAGTGGAGGTCAACAGAATTCATATAAATATGATGTCTCTCTGGAGTTAGTAATGGAGTGTAAATTGTATAAGCCTGTTCCTGGGTCAATGACCTACAACCAGGGGTCAATCTCAGTGGGACAGTATATATCAGCTACACCTGCATAACTGGTTACCATGGAAACTGATAGACTGATACCCACATAACAACCTTGTACCTCCAAGGTCGTACAGAGAGTAGGACCAAGTCTTGCCAATTATCAACATCTTACAGAAACGCCAGACAAGGAATAGTAATTGGACACCTTTGTCTACAGCAGTTTCACCTTTACATTCTGACTAACACAACTCAATCAAATCAGAAGACACTCCTGACAATTATTACAGAACCTGGTATCTACCCATGAGCTGAAGTCTGTATTAACTTAAAAGTGATAATTTAATATTAACTTAAAagtgatataatttaatattaaatttaaagtgATAATTTGATGGAAAAATATTAATCTTCTTCAAGATTTTCTAAAATGATAGAATGAATAGATCACATTTTTAtgctattaaaaaaatgttccttttCAACAGAAAAAGAAAGACATGTTATTCTGTTTCCCTTTAATTCTTGGATCCCCCCCTCTAATATCAAATCCTTAGGAGTATCTTTGACAGTCACCTTCATGTATAAAATGTTGTGTGTTTCAtcaaacatttcatgtcattccTCAGTCAATCAGATAATGCAGTCATTAACAGCCTGTAAACCATTCATCTCTGTGATAAACCGTTCATCTGAATGCTCCACTCAAAATCAGGATAAAGGCTCTTATTTTCCCTAACAGTCGGTGATATAGAACATGTGGAAAGTTGCCTGTTTACTTGGTAATATGAGGAACCAATTTGAAGGTAAACAGAAGTCAAATTTCAtctcaaaaaacaattttttgtagtttttctttttttgatgcAGTGGCAGTTTCAATGTCTTGCAAggaatttttttcaatcaaaaattgcACAAAAACCATCCTgggaaaatatgaaatatttcaaaacatcaTCACGCTATGAAAAGCATAAGATGTTTTTGAAACAAGACTTAACATGTATAGGAGGACAATAGAAGGACATAAATAACAACATCACCACAGAGTACCTACCAAATCACCGGAGGCCATTTTTTCAGCGAATCTGTCGTTGGCTTCTGCAACGTTTTGATATGTGGGGTTACAGGTCTGAAAGTGGGCTTCCACCACGCTCTCCGTCACCTGCTCTATCAGCGCGCGGCGGACATCCGTCGGACCCTGCCGCACCTCCTCTAGTAATTTTGTGGCGTCTGTCTCCACGATTTCCTCTTCGTCGATATCCAAGCATAACTCTTTTCCCGCACTACTAGAACTACCAGTGCAACTGTTCTGGTCGGAAATATTGCAGTCCGGATTCATTCTCCCCATGGACATAACGTCCGTCACACTTGGACTGTCCGGCTCCAGTTTACATGTGGCCTCGGGGGGAGAGAAGCTACTCTCAAACAGGAGAGTGGAAGGGTCCATgaacattttttcattcatttgattCAACACTTTGAGGTCCATCTGAGCCAGCAGGTCCGTGCTGCTATCTAGGCTGCTGCAGTTGGAGAAGTTGCTCCCGGGCTCCGACTTGATGTTCATGGTCAGGTTGTCGATCTCCTCCAGCATCATGTCTCCCGTCGACACCGCCATTGGCTGATTCCCGTTGAATTTCTCGCCCAGGTTGTCGTTGGTGATCGGGGACTGACTCTTACTGCTGACCGGACTACTGAAGCTGGAGTACCCGGAGTCGTGGCCGTTCACGTTACCGTTAACCTCTCCAGTACTCATCTGCGTAGTCATCTGGTGAGGTGGCCCGTGTTGCTGGGGTCGCTGTTGCTGAGGTGGCTGCTGGCCGTTGCTAGGGTTACGCTGGTGTTCCCTGAAGCTGACCTGGGCCGCCTGAAGGAAGGCCTGCATTAGCTCCGCCTTGAACGTGCCGTTCTGCTGTAACACCTTCTGTAGATCCGCCATGCGCATCCTCTGTAATTCCTGTGGGGAGGTGGGGTAGGGGGCAATGGGTAGATTTCCTCCATGGCCCCTCGCATCACTGGACGGGTCTTTTAACCTCTTTGGCCTTCTACCCAGTCTGGATgctaaaaaagaaattcaatttttatattaaaaatgtgaatCTGTTAAAATAGCATGTTTATTCTTTGATCTTTATAGTTATAAGCAACTTTTAAAAGAGGGATGAATTCTGAAAGTTCTGCATGTTAAAGTGTTCTAGATTGTGACCCCGTGGACAGCTGTAGGTGTCAATGTACTATTAACAGTAGTCTCAGTTCAATGCACAGCCGGTCACCTGAGTCATCTATACATACACGTACACCTCAGAACAAGTCGGAACAGTTACCTGGATTCAACTACGTGAGGATCAGGGCCCCAGTACGGTCCATAAATCATCTACATCAAAGTCACCCTATTAAACCCCTGCATGCTGATTCATATTGCTGTTTGATACATACTGGATGTAACTGTTATATAGAAGAACTAGTAGGTATAGATCTGACTGTCTTATCTTTGTTACCATTCAGATTAAGTATACAAAAATATGTATCCACTCATTTAAAGAGGCTGGGTGCACATGGTCAGCAAGATAACCAACttttacatttgatatttttggccttaaattattatttagtaaagaaaaaaaaatcctagcacttaagttttttaaatttgaatattttccaatatttttataaagagcTGTTCATCTAAAGGAGGTTCATAAAGGCTTAACAATGGTCAAAATCATCCCGCCTTTTGAAGTCAGGACTTGATGCTTTGATGCAAGGGTTTGTAGGTGACCGTTTGACCAGTTGGACATGGGATAATGAAGGACAGTAACATGGCACAGTCAGATCCCTGTAGTCATGGTAATGATATACAGGGGAAAAATGCTAATTAATGAGTTCTCTTCAGATATATCACATTTTCTAAATGGACCACATCAGACACGTCTATTGAAAGCCTCGTCATAAAAAAGGACAAGTCATGTCCAAAGACCTTGTTAAATCCAAGCCAGTGCCAAGTAAAGCCCTGTTTGTGCCGAGGTCACgctggtgggggggggggggggggggggtgatctATATGTACTGCTCCCTTACATAAGGACAAACAGCCTGCCCCCTGGAGGCATGTTTACTGACAGATATATACGGGTACAACAGCCATGAAGCCCACGTGATGCAATGAGAAATACCACCACTGCCGAGTGAGATTGGTAATGTTCCTAACACAGCCCCTCCAGCAAGTTTCTGTTACTGTAATGACTTATTAAACAGTTTCACATTTCACCAACTCAATTCTTCAAGCTGTCCTGAATtctaatatttgtatttttctcGGTTAATAGACGGAATAGAATTCTGATGGCCACAAGGAAAAGTAATGTACCAAACTATAAATATACCCATCATCTTTACTAACTGATCAGCTGTAACAGAAAGCCTGAGTAAGGTACAGAGAATGGTGTAAACAGAACGATACAACATTAATTAACATCCCCCACATCTCTGTAATTATcaggaaaaatgttttattttgatacttTCATTACCTTGATCTCCTGtttattgcaaaattaaaattctcaGCAACATTTTTGCGTATTGATACTGTAGCTATATTCAACATCAATATCAACACTGACATCGACATAATTGATATCAGCAATAATAGCAATGATAATGACATCAACAATTATGTCATACACAACTTCAACGACTTCAACAAGAAAATCAAAAATGATATAACCTACAATGAAGTCAATATCAACAGAATTGATATCAGTCCCCAATATCAACAAAATTGATATCAGTCccaaatatcaacaaaattgaTATCAGTCCTCAATATCAACAAAATCGATATCAGTCCCCAATATCAACAAAATCGATATCAGTCCccaatatcaacaaaaattgatatcaatatcaacaaaatttatatgaatatcAACATTGATATCCctcaaaaacaattatatcaacaaaaatatcaagaacGTTATAACCTACAATGATATCAATATCAGCAAAATTGATATCAGTTTCAACAATGATATCATCAAAAACAAAGATATCAACAACATTAACAAATAATATAACCAAAACCAACAGCTGAAACAACTGACATCTGCCCCTATCCACACATCAGATTGGATTATATCAACAAGAATATCAACAATGTTATAACCTACAATGATATCAATATCAGCAAAATTGATATCAGTTTCAACAATGATATCATCAAAAACAAAGATATCAACAACattaacaaacaatataaacaaaaccAACAGCTGAAACAACTGACATCTGCCCCTATCCACACATCAGATTGGATTATATCAACAAGAATATCAACAATGTTATAACTTACAATGATATCAATATCAGCAAAATTGATATCAGTTTCAACAATGATATCATCAAAAACAAAGATATCAACAACattaacaaacaatataaacaaaaccAACAGCTGAAACAACTGACATCTGCCCCTATCCACACATCAGATTGGATTATATCAACAAGAATATCAACAATGTTATAACCTACAATGATATCAGCAATATCAGCAAAATTGATATCAGTTTCAACAATAATATCATCAAAAACAAAGATATCAACAACATcaacaaacaatataaacaaaaccAACAGCTCAAACAACTGACATCTGCCCCTATCCACACATCAGATTGGGTCTGGATTTCCATTACAGGTAACAGGCCgtggctgtaggggtaccaagGAAACAATCAGAATggatatcaaaaattaattatcaaacAGGAACACCCTAAATATTGACTTCGTTTCAGCTACATTTCTGCTAAGGGTCAAGGAATCAATGACTGCCGAGGGGTTCAGAAGGTTGATGACTTGATTCTATGTCTGTAAGTTTGCACAGTGTGTAAATGAACTCTTCATTGAAGCCTTCTACAAAGGTCTAGTGTTAATTAGCAACACGTGGAAGGCACTTCAATTATCTCCTACGGACATCTGATCCACAATCTCTCAAAGTTGCAATGCtccataaaaattattttgatcttAATCATCTTGTAAACAAGCAATATTTCAGAGTTCCAAGCTGTGTTATGCATTATTGGGCTGACAATCTTACTTAGGAAATCAAGATGGTTGTATTTATTCTATAACCTATCTCCCACGGAGagaaaaaacggaaaaatataaaaactaaaaaaaaggcAGCATTAATTACTGAAAGCAAATACTTATGgtcaaattatatgaaaaagaaCATCAAtagattttacatgtacataaatttattaaaaataagtcACTTGTCAACAATATTCATAAATCGCAAACACGTTCCaaaacaagaaatgtttacatggGAACCAATTTAGAATGAAATAGGCCTTCAATGAAAGTTTCCTTCTGATGTTTTAACTGTTTTGAATCCCATGATCTGTTTACTTATGACGTACAACAGTAATTATATATCCAAGCTCAGGTGACACCGATTCCAAATTCTTGCAGGGAGATAAAATTATTAACTGACTTTTATGCAAACACGGTGACACAGAGAAAACTGATTTAAATTTCTAATTGGTCGACCTCTCCATCTTACCGAACCATTTACAGGTGTTTTTTGTGTGTTATTATGCAGAGATACACTCACAATTTTACTGAGAgagtaatttaattttatggATCGTTCACTTTTAATCATTATTCATACAGTTTTAAgagatttaaagaaatttctacATGTAATGAATACATTCAATCTAAAGATAGGAATCTAAACTACAAATCATTGTTCCACCTGTTTTTCCCAGAAAAGGAAATGGAGATTTTTTCCCTGTCTGATTTCCATGAAATATACAGAACACACACTGTATTTATTATACAAAGAACACTATAATGGagatttggattttttttcaaccagaCATTGAaagataaactttaaaaaaaagatcttaTTACATTATGCATGTtcgttttcttttctttcatttttttgttaggAATATTACttccatgttaaaaaaaaaatttgatttaataataAGATGAGCATcttaaacatgtaatttaagTAAATCCAAGTCATCTCAAACAGGTTTTCTTTGCCTTATAAATAAGCGAATTCTGCTGCAGATTTTATAAGTGATCGACATAGGCGAAATTATGCAGGAACTCaggtaaaaataataaatcaaactAAGGAGAGAAAATCATGATAGAGGGTATTTGTGGACACCAATGAGAACCACCCCTGACCGCAATCATGAAGTGGGTAAAATCTgtgtaaaacattaaaatgacTTAATCGTAACCCTTAAACTAAGTTCAGTGATCTTGactttaattcaaaacaaaaaatacacataaaaagTTGATTATATAGAATAGATTTTTTCTTATCTCTGATATAATACATGCATGCAGTGAGAATATCTCTtgctatcatttttttttctccacaaaatctttaaattgaCCTATATAAGTATCAACATTGCAAAATACTTTAACAAAAAAACTCTCACTGTATAGTTTTACTGTTTTTTTTGTCTTCGCTCCTTTATCATgatattgaataaataattagatCTATTTCCCTTGCAGCAAATAAACCTCCacgaaatcataaaaaataatcgcaAGGGCTCCCACCAATAGCGGATGTGTTCATTAACCAGTAGTCAAGAAAGTACATCCTTTAGTTAGAGTGCATCAAGAACTATCAAAGCAACGAGAACAGTATACTGCACACAGTCAAGTGTCGTTACAGTCTAAATGGCTGGGTATCAAAACCCTATTACTCGGAGCACTTAACCTTAAATGCGTAGACACTAATTTCTATAATTTCACTTCttataatgtatatttacaaCAACTGATGACTATATTGATGGGTTACTGAGAGAGCTGTATGTAAACGCCAACTAAGAGAGAGGGGTTTGGGGTTGAAAATCAAAAGTTTGGAATGTGCTGGGGTTTTTTAAATGATTGCTTGCTAAAACATTCTAGAAATTGCTGAGAGATTTGATAAAAAGGTGAGCTAGAATGAGGTGGCTACTTATAGCTAGTGTGCACTATCTACGCTCTGATACAGCATTTCTACGTCATTTGGCGACAGCTGTAATACTCTGTCCTTGCGTTATTTCTCTCAAGAATCCAGAGCCAGCTGTAAGTTATACACTCAAACCTGGAGCTCGATCTTACTGTATAGAACATAACACACTGCAGCTATCAGTGGCTGTGGTCCAAAGCCTGAGAGACAGGGAGACCCGATCTCTGGGGACAGGAAGGTCTGTCTGATTGACTTGGATGACCCCCAAATGACCTTGAAGTTGCCTTCTTCCACACATGACAAGATATTGATGAGTAATTTATTAAGCTACACATACATACACAGTTAAACCTGAAATTGATGCCAAGGTCAGACACAAATAAAATCCCCCAATGATAACCCATAAAATATAACGGAATCtgcaatacaatttcatttttattaccaGGAATATTTCAGTACCAGTTAAAAATTAGTATTTTTCCTTTAATGACATTTCAATTCCATTCAATGGCTGTATTGTCAAAGAAAACCAAGGAAATAAAAACCCTCCCAGTACAACAATGAAAACTGTCATTCTATGCTGTGCCGGGTGTGTTGTgccttttttatttgtaatcttAATCAAGGCCACATGAGGCATTTCAAAAGAATGTCCGTCACACCACAATCCACACCTGATAAACCCATGTAATGGCTTCTCCAGGTGAGCCTGCCCCGGCCTATCAGAGTAACCTTGaacatgtgtgtgtgtttgtgtcaTAATCCTTTGTGTGTTTATAGTCGCTGTGTACCGTCCGTGACACAGCAAAAATAGACCAGTAAATGAGGCAAGCAATTCGTCTCACTCCAAAACCTAAAACAGAAGCTCTCCAATAtgtaaatacatctacagctaATTCTCCGCGGATCAATCCGCACTTTTTCTGGTAGGTCACTACACAATGGTCCAATTAGCACTGTGGGTTCGATTTTTGTGTGAGATGGGTGCATACACAGCTATTTTAATCAATGTGCGTACTAGAATGGCGGGTCATGTCCTGCTGTTTGTTTCACCCTAAAGTACGAACGGTCTGCACTTTATTCCTGACAGCCCATTTACCATAGCTTGACAACTAGTTCCCGGCCAGCTCacaaaaaacttattttatgaaaactgaaagttaaatgcatttttcaaaatttcattgaagTGACACAATCAGAAAGTCATCAAATTTGTAAGGTGATACAAAATAAACCATTCTAAATCTGCCCCCAGGGGCAGCTTTCACATCAGCCATTTAACATTTGCTGGAGATTTTCCGACATGCAGGAATGCATTCGTTTTACAGATAACTTGGGTACATTTCATTTAAGAACTTTATGTTTTTGGCTTTCACATGCACTTTTAAATCCTCCAGTAAATGATTTCATCAGCTAATATCTACAAGATATCACCATTTATGATCTACTTTTGCTGCCTGGTTTTTGCATACTCTTAACACCTCCCTGTAAATGAGCCCCCATTACCCCGCACTGAACGTTGTCTTTTGTGTCAGGCAATTCATGTCTCCATCAAATCTTTCAGTATGTCATCACATTTGTTGGATTGCTTGCTCACTATCTTTATAACTATATAAGGCTTACATAGACCCCCCTGAGTAATCTTCATGAACTAGCTAAAACATTCTTGATGTCATGTTTATTCTGAACATGTCAGATTAACATTAAACTTGCAGGGCTTCTActtaaataaatgcatatcCTGTTGAATTCCTTCTGAAAGCCGTAATGTTCTAGTTTCCCCATCACACAACACATTAACTATCATTCTTTGTCTTCATGCAGATATTCATTTGTCCCTATATACTACACaatattgttaatttatttatcaacCTCCAGATTACTTCTGGTTTCCAGGGCTGTAAGTATTTTGGCTGTACTAACACATATACTTTTTCAACttctattgttttatatatattctgaTCTGACTCGGCCCTATTTCAGCTATGTTGATTCCTGAGCCAGGGTAATCTCCGGATCATTCGGTGGTTCAATGTTCGACAGGTGAGGTGCATTTACTGTGTAGAGAATGTTCCTCTCTGAGTGGTCAGTTTGGCCTACATAATGACCCTACGGTCTGAGATCTGACCTCGCGGCCATGATAGATCAGGGGTCCCACTTATCTCCGTCCAGTCGAAGGACCTTGAGAGatattcttcaaaatatttgtgtttATGGACCCTCCGTTTATAAACAAGGTCACCAAGGTCACTGTTAGAACCATTTTGTTGATTTACTTTCAAGAGTTGGTTTTACTCAAagtttcaacaatatcattaAGTAGACTGGTCATCATAGATTGGTTTACTATCACAATATCATTAACCACTGTAGAAGTCTATACAAAACTGTAAAGCTATATATATCTGTGTCAGACGTCTGTATAACCTTGGTTTATTATTTACAGGagtcttaaaaataaacaataaagagaCCCACAATAAAGCCAATAATCTTTGTTCATTTCGCTATAACTTTGTGCACTATAGATACACATAATAATGATTATTAAGTCTAGAAAGATAAGACATTAAATAGACTAGAATATTCTTAATTTTCTTGTTCGTTGAAAGCCTTATTTTCCTAACAACCCCAGCTTCATATAAATAGGAACAACTTCATTAACCTATGTATTTAGTTATAATGGCTACCGTGCCccttttttcttataaatactTAAGTCTatcttttcttcatttgaaTACTACAAAAACACATCTCTCTGTTCATAATTAATGTCTATActtaataaatttacaaaatctcCGTAAATATTAACTGGTTCCCTATTCCCTTCAGCTCAGAAGAACCAGTTGATGGACCACTGGATGTCAGACAATTGTGTTACCCTTAAATAAATTGACATCAAGAGTGTTACTATAACTTGTTAGTCACTTCATAATGACCTCTGTGGAGGTGAATCAAGAGAGTGACGAATTCCACATGATTTGATTCGTCTCCCCTTAAAGTTTACCCCCATTTAACTTAGGGTCTTGAAGCAATGGACAAGTGTTTATAGTAAGTAATATTACTCCGGCACACAGCGGTTACCAATTTAAGTCCCAATCCGACCCAAGAGTTTCATGCCTACAAGCTGTCTGTTCTTAATTATCTTTGCCCTATTACCATACGAAAATTCCttgatatatattctttaaatggGTGTTTTTAATTAGAGATTTTTTGTCGAGCTATGTGAATCTTATGTTGGCATTGACTTGGAGCAATGTTTCAGTCCATGATCAATATTTCTCAAATCTTCTTTCCATTACGTCTATTTGTTCTCCTGGTGCTTTGTTCAGAACAGCAGAATCGTTGCACCCTTTCAAACCCAGACAAAACAGAGTTCAATACAATGCAGTTTTCTCATTTGGTTGGTTCAAAGCTTACCCATTACTGTCTAAATGGGTGTAGAAAtgtatttgaacaaaattttgcATGTTCTCAGCccataaaaataatgataaaatggtttttttttcccaaTACCATACTGATAAAAGTCAATTGGATTGTTGCAATGGAGGCTTATGCATTACAACGCAACTAGAGCTCAATTCTGAGAACCCAGCAACTTTGTCAACGCATCAATTGTCTATATCAAcactttactgaaaaaatcAAGGTATTATAGATTTTTTGAAATCAGATGGTCCCATCAGCAAAAccagtaaatatttcaaatgttcGGTAATTTTCCTGATTTAATCGGTCAGAATGACCGGAAATAACTAATTGAAGACTTTAGCCTCTTTAACAAGCACCTGGATTTAAATGTTTGCAGAcatctttaatttgatttaacaaAGTGATGCACACTCTACAAGATCAAATTTTTCACACATTGTTTAGCTAGGctaattaatgaaataatgttATATGAGACACTTTAAAGGTCTCCAACAGTAATTTTAGCTATTTCTTCAGGAGTTTTAAGATCCGAAAACTGCATAtctattatttttcttataagaTTTCAATTTCCTTGAGCACAATTATCAGATATCTTTTAACCCTCTTGGTACTTTGATTGGCTATAACACACATCTATGACCGAGCTTACCTTCCCGAGACATTCCGACTGCGAAGCATTTTTTGAGTCGACAGTACTGACAACTGTTTCTGGTGAACGGCGTGATTTCACATTTCTCCTCATTAGAACATTTGTGTGTCATTCCTTGGGTGATACAGCGGCGGAAAAAAccctaaaaataaaagcaagtcAAAACGTAAAAATTCTGCAATAGGAAACATTCCATACCCTAAATTACTCAATAAGTCATACTGCAAGCTAATTGATGTAATGTCAATCAAACTGAAATATTGAGGAAATCCTTGAATCTAGCTTGATTTGGTCTCAATATCATAGTCTTCTTCAATACCATTAGAAACTGAGTTTATATTAATAGGGAAATAATGAGAGGTTTCAAAACCGTGAAATCATTTTCCTTCATTAGCACCAACTTTTGTAGATTAATAATTCATAGGGatgaaattttgaagatttacttCAGTATTACTAAAAGAAACTTTGTTCCTTAATTCATGTGTTGATTTCTGGGCAAGCTAGGGCGAGGAGTTCCCATGACATCCATTAAAATTGAGACAGTAGTAATACTAAAGATTCTGCAATATTTTTCCTTGCTTTTTCCTACTTTCAATAAATTGCATACATATTTTTCATGATGGCTTTGCTGTATAGTCAACTAATCatacaaaaataatgattttacatTCAAAGAGATATACAATAATAGATTCTGCAGACCTCAGTTGAACATTCAAAAGCCCCAGTTTTAGCAGTCATTGAAATGAGCTTtaaatacatattatttttatcacaaaGGGCTGAACCAATTGCTTTTTTTCAAAGGCCTGAACCCCAGTTAATGAAGACGCAACACGTGTACTTTACTTGAATGTCCGCGACAACCAAACGCATTATCTGACACCAGATCTTGCATCTAATTTTCTTCAGAAGTAATGCTAAAACCATAtcataattcaaaatcaatCGCAACAGGATACAgtgtaattcaaataaaaaaaaaagtccctatcatttatatatatgatgaCTTTCTGCACTACAGAACTGTGGAAAACAATagtaaaacagttagattttcCAAATTGTGTCGCAAGAGAATATTCTTCGGAATCCATCAAAAATTTCACGATTCCCTCTAAAATTGGCTTCCAAGACAATTGACGTAACGAAATCCGAAAATACCAGCCCGAGTATAATGACCTTTTTACACTCCACTTTCATTCTGCACTtcacagaaatttaaaaaaaggtattAAAGATGATCTAAATGATTTGcttaattatgaataatgtaACATTTCTTTCATCAGGGCTTCAAAGCCTCTTTGCCTGGATATTAGCAGCATAATCCAGTAGATCCTGCCCTTTGAATCTCTCaatgcctttttttttaattggatgCAATCTtagataaaacttttattttcaggCCATCTCTAACAGACTGAAATAAACAGCCATTAACCTCTTCACTTCTCCCCTGAACTTTGTAACATGGTGCTTGGGTGATGCATCCTAATCCCCCCAAAACAAAGGTCCGTTAACACAGACTTTCTCAATGTGGAAGGCAGCCATTCGGCTACAGAAACATAGACCACTACACAGGCAGGGAGGGAGTCTAACAAACAGGGCTGGTCTATCAAGATTATTATCTTTCCATATTTGTAGATTCCTGAATTACTACAAGGTCTGTCTGTCCAAAAGAAATTCAATCCTTAGAACAAATCCAAGAGGCAGCATAACCATCATCTAGCCAACAACTTGTAAAAATGCAACTCAAAATCAAAGCATTGTGGACTTCATTGTCAACGGTTGATTGTTCAAGTCCAATTAACTCATGATAACTGTTATTTAATGCTAACTAATGATAACAATTAGCTTCTCTCCTCCTCTTTCAGTGTATTTTTTGCttagtttgaaataaaaagcaaTTATTTGCCTTCTTCAGTTCTTTTGTCTTACAGGatacatgaaaatcaaaaccTTTCCTATTGACATAATTAATGCAGCACtggtatcaaataaaaactGTCCAGTAAATTCAACTTATAGATGGGCCAATTTTATTGCTAACTTAAATGTGGTCTATAGTTTTAATCTGAAAtagtatactgtggaatcatttttgtttgtgggggtcaatgtttgttGGTAGCCAAACTTTTCCTGGTTTGTGGGGACATAATTTCATTGGTAGTGTAATTGggacaattttaaagaatagtaAACATATACTTGTAGATACGTTCGAGgtgatgtaaatttgtgggcaagggttacccattAAAGCCACGAATATTGGTCCtccacgaacaatgatgattctacagtatgacttaaataattaagttaaaaaaaattatgttttaattaataccGGTAAATTGTTCACAgtataaaaatttgatacttaAACAGTTTAATCTTATAATATCAAACATGATATATTAAAGACAGAAAATTCCCTGtgaattttatgttaaaatcCAGATGAATGCtcttttcttataaattttaCATCAAAAACAATTGGCTGTGTATTCAAGAAATGCCAATGCCTGGAGTTTATCATTTTTCTACATATAGAAATGA
This genomic interval carries:
- the LOC105321080 gene encoding nuclear receptor ROR-beta isoform X5, translated to MDVHSSVVPSSASAHDLQHKAMMSFNSGNSMHGNDPGMSIPSSVTGGNSGPDHNPTVTSSNMGSLPMSLVKNSVKAPTCKVCGDESSGFHYGVDSCEGCKGFFRRCITQGMTHKCSNEEKCEITPFTRNSCQYCRLKKCFAVGMSREASRLGRRPKRLKDPSSDARGHGGNLPIAPYPTSPQELQRMRMADLQKVLQQNGTFKAELMQAFLQAAQVSFREHQRNPSNGQQPPQQQRPQQHGPPHQMTTQMSTGEVNGNVNGHDSGYSSFSSPVSSKSQSPITNDNLGEKFNGNQPMAVSTGDMMLEEIDNLTMNIKSEPGSNFSNCSSLDSSTDLLAQMDLKVLNQMNEKMFMDPSTLLFESSFSPPEATCKLEPDSPSVTDVMSMGRMNPDCNISDQNSCTGSSSSAGKELCLDIDEEEIVETDATKLLEEVRQGPTDVRRALIEQVTESVVEAHFQTCNPTYQNVAEANDRFAEKMASGDLPDFSKLVINPNSIWQQFVSQMVPEITLVVKFCKKIPGFGEIDQEDQINLIKQGSFEVMLCRFCNLVDYKKGMMFDPEMKIKCPRSMVKMLPMGEFMDEFFNVAEMFNPLKLTDGEIGLFTSTLIICPERKGIKNVRAVRKLQSLLFQCLYALIKKNHFDYDNVFMKAVSTMRTFKVVNLKHRIALNSMQMQAPSKDMFPPLHCEVFEHGECSTENSKKS
- the LOC105321080 gene encoding nuclear receptor ROR-beta isoform X2, translating into MPYISQLWSLGRSPTLIQRSTVHGTGIVIHNSISLWNKILPPLGLDMDVHSSVVPSSASAHDLQHKAMMSFNSGNSMHGNDPGMSIPSSVTGGNSGPDHNPTVTSSNMGSLPMSLVKNSVKAPTCKVCGDESSGFHYGVDSCEGCKGFFRRCITQGMTHKCSNEEKCEITPFTRNSCQYCRLKKCFAVGMSREASRLGRRPKRLKDPSSDARGHGGNLPIAPYPTSPQELQRMRMADLQKVLQQNGTFKAELMQAFLQAAQVSFREHQRNPSNGQQPPQQQRPQQHGPPHQMTTQMSTGEVNGNVNGHDSGYSSFSSPVSSKSQSPITNDNLGEKFNGNQPMAVSTGDMMLEEIDNLTMNIKSEPGSNFSNCSSLDSSTDLLAQMDLKVLNQMNEKMFMDPSTLLFESSFSPPEATCKLEPDSPSVTDVMSMGRMNPDCNISDQNSCTGSSSSAGKELCLDIDEEEIVETDATKLLEEVRQGPTDVRRALIEQVTESVVEAHFQTCNPTYQNVAEANDRFAEKMASGDLPDFSKLVINPNSIWQQFVSQMVPEITLVVKFCKKIPGFGEIDQEDQINLIKQGSFEVMLCRFCNLVDYKKGMMFDPEMKIKCPRSMVKMLPMGEFMDEFFNVAEMFNPLKLTDGEIGLFTSTLIICPERKGIKNVRAVRKLQSLLFQCLYALIKKNHFDYDNVFMKAVSTMRTFKVVNLKHRIALNSMQMQAPSKDMFPPLHCEVFEHGECSTENSKKS